The genomic segment TGCTGTAAAACAGCTCTTTGACTTCGACGGTGGTGCCCTGGCCCCGCGCGACTGGGCGCAACTCCCCGGTGCGGCCGTCGAGCAAATAGGCATCATTCAGGCCGCTAGCCCTCGACAATATTGCGCAATCAGCTATGGAGTTGATAGCGGCCAGTGCCTCGCCGCGGAAGCCCATGGTCGCCACGCTCTCCAGGTCGTGCAGGTTGCCGATCTTGCTGGTGGCGTGGCGCTTGAAGGCGATGGGCAACTCGTCGCGCAATATGCCCTGGCCGTCGTCTTCCACGCTGATCAGGCGCACACCACCGGCCAGCAGCCGCAGGGTGACTTGGGTGGCGCCGGCGTCCAGCGCGTTGTCCACCAATTCACGCACCACGCTGGCGGGTCGCTCTACGACTTCACCCGCCGCAATCTGGCTGATAAGTTCGTCCGGGAGTTCGCGGATGGGGCGGCGGGGTGCGGGAGTCAGAGGTGCGTTCACATTTGTATTTTAGGCGGGCAGCATAATCCCACCTATGGAACTTATTGCTGTACTCATCGACTTCATTCTTCATGTCGACAAGCACCTTGAGGTGTTTGTCCAGACCTACGGGGCTTGGGTGTATGCCCTGCTATTCATGATCATTTTTGTGGAAACTGGCGTAGTGGTCATGCCGTTTTTACCGGGTGACTCTTTGCTCTTTGTAGTGGGCGCCATGTGCGGTGCAGGCTTGATGAGCTACCCGTTGGCCGTTGGACTGCTGCTGGTCGCGGCCGTTTTGGGCGATCAGTGCAACTACAGCATCGGGCGCTATTTCGGGCCCAAGGTCTTTCAGTGGGAGCAGAGCCGGTTTTTCAACAAAGCGGCTTTTGACAAAGCGCACAACTTCTACGAGACCTACGGTGGTTTCACCATCATCGCCGCACGCTTCATGCCGTTTTTGCGCACCTTCGTGCCCTTTGTGGGCGGAGTGGCAGAAATGAACCGCGCCAAATTCACCTTCTTCAATATCGTGGGCGCGGTGCTGTGGGTGGTGGGAATTTGCACCGCAGGTTACTTCTTGGGCAGCATTCCGTGGGTGAAAATGAATTTGGACAAGATTATTTGGGCGATGATATTGATCCCCGGATTGATCGTGATTGTGGGAGCACTCAAGAGCCGAACCAAACGGCCAGCTTAATCATTGACCCCTGTGCAAAAAATTGTTGCAACTTTGCTGGAGCGGCTGACGACCTATGTGTTTCCGGCCATCGCGCTGACGCTCACGCTTGGTTTGTTTGTTTGGGGGAAAGATGGAAGCTCTGTAGAGGAAGGGCGGCTTCTCAATATCAAGGTCTGGGAGCAGACGGACGCAGTCCCGATAGAAAGTCCTGTTCTCCAGATGGACCGCTTGGTCTTCAGGGGGGAGTCAACCTCCATAGACACACGACGTTCCACCGCGCCTTTTTGGTTCGAATTCGTGATTCCTGAAGGCAGTCGCGATCAAGGGACCCTGATTGACTTTCCTTCACGACACTCCATGGGAGTGACATGTTGGGATACTGCGACCGGCCAGCAGCTTGGCAGTAGCGATCACCGGGAGGCGCAGGGCTCCATTGCGGGCAGCCGCGCTGGGTTTTCACTCGAAATAGCGCCAGTAATGCTTCGCGCGGTTGTGCTATGCCGATCGAGCTTCAGAGGTCCTGCAAAAATCTCTGCTCGATCGTGGAGTGCCGATGCTCTGAGCCGCGCTCAGCTCTCGCATCGCAACACGGGGGTAATGATCGAGGCGGCGATCGGTGTGTTGGCCGTTTTCATGCTCCTCACCGCATTCGTTAATTCCAGCGCCCTCTATCTTGCATTTGTTGGCGGATTGGTCCTCAACATGAGGATGGCATCGCTT from the Rhodoferax potami genome contains:
- a CDS encoding VTT domain-containing protein — protein: MELIAVLIDFILHVDKHLEVFVQTYGAWVYALLFMIIFVETGVVVMPFLPGDSLLFVVGAMCGAGLMSYPLAVGLLLVAAVLGDQCNYSIGRYFGPKVFQWEQSRFFNKAAFDKAHNFYETYGGFTIIAARFMPFLRTFVPFVGGVAEMNRAKFTFFNIVGAVLWVVGICTAGYFLGSIPWVKMNLDKIIWAMILIPGLIVIVGALKSRTKRPA